A single Perca flavescens isolate YP-PL-M2 chromosome 2, PFLA_1.0, whole genome shotgun sequence DNA region contains:
- the LOC114571744 gene encoding heterogeneous nuclear ribonucleoprotein L-like, translated as MESEARGGYHQAAKRLRTGEEAGGEEPEAGGEEHEAGEEAAESRGRREKEGKEDSHRIAPSPVVHVRGLCDAVVEADLVEALGKFGNICYVMMMPFKRQALVEFDSVQSAGRCVARGTREAVCIAERQAFFNFSTSQRISRPTSAEDPASGNKVLLLSIQNPLYPITTDVLYNVCNPVVNVVRIVIFKRNGIQAMVEFGSVEDAQRAKLALNGADIYSGCCTLKIEYARPNRLNVLRNDNSSWDYTKPFLLQRERGKGRQRQAILGEHPSNGYGLSVCLSVCLSVSVSVR; from the exons ATGGAGAGTGAAGCCAGAGGAGGATACCACCAGGCAGCCAAGCGGCTCCGGACCGGGGAGGAGGCCGGGGGAGAGGAGCCCGAGGCCGGGGGAGAGGAGCACGAGGCCGGGGAGGAGGCAGCAGAGAGCCGGGGGAGACGAGAGAAG GAAGGCAAGGAGGACAGTCACCGCATCGCCCCGTCCCCCGTCGTCCACGTCCGGGGGCTCTGTGACGCCGTGGTGGAGGCCGATCTGGTGGAGGCGCTCGGCAAGTTCGGCAACATCTG CTACGTGATGATGATGCCGTTCAAGCGCCAGGCTCTGGTGGAGTTCGACAGCGTGCAGAGCGCCGGGCGCTGCGTGGCGCGCGGCACCCGCGAGGCCGTGTGCATCGCCGAGCGCCAGGCCTTCTTCAACTTCTCCACCAGCCAGAGGATCAGCAGACCCACCAGCGCTGAGGACCCCGCCAGCGGGAACAAGGTCCTGCTGCTGTCCATCCAGAACCCGCTCTACCCCATCACCACC gATGTTCTGTACAACGTCTGTAACCCTGTCGTCAACGTCGTGCGCATCGTCATCTTCAAACGCAACGGCATCCAGGCCATGGTGGA GTTTGGGTCCGTGGAGGACGCTCAGAGGGCCAAACTGGCTCTGAACGGAGCCGACATCTACTCCGGCTGCTGCACGCTGAAGATCGAATACGCTcgg CCCAACAGACTGAACGTCCTCCGCAATGACAACAGCAGCTGGGATTACACCAAACCCTTCCTGCTGCAGAgag agcGAGGAAAAGGGAGGCAGCGTCAGGCCATCCTGGGAGAGCATCCATCCAACGGCtacggtctgtctgtctgtctgtctgtctgtctctctgtctctgtgtctgt ACGATGA